In Zingiber officinale cultivar Zhangliang chromosome 9B, Zo_v1.1, whole genome shotgun sequence, the genomic window tagccttaagtccatccaaatataagccaatcttgatgtccaagaagggggccggtccaatgcttggtgaccaagcaagggccggccacatcctcttctatagcggtcggccctattgcttggtgaccaagctagtaggggtcggccacaataattcaatcaaggaggggtgttttgaatttttaaaactttctctttgtagaaaactataagttttaaaagagagattttaaatttttaaaactttccttatttgaattaggctacatgtttttaaagaaagtttaaaaggttttaaaactttccttttttaaaccattctcatggtttaagaaaaaaaaggaagataagttttaaaatttaaaatttctatcaccatgttaaaaaaagaaattttataaaagaagttttaaattttaaaacatagttttaatttttagaactttccttttttaactcctactttaggaaattagaagagagcttgtaaaattttataagaggatttcttcttgtaaaattttataaaaaattattatatttgtttcctcttataggggtcggctaaccttgcttggtgcccaagcaaggtggtcggccaaatagaaaataaaaataaatcatcatccaaattgatttggtgattgattcaatcaagaggaaagaaaaggaaaataaaaaggaaaaaggaaaaactagaggaagattttaatttttgtaaaaattcttcccttatttgccttgggcaagtattataaaagaaggggtgaggaggcttcaagagacacaattgttattctcttggaggagtctctcttggtgtggccgaccctctctcttctccgtttccctttgctctcttctccttggtggtggtggtggccggattttagaggaagaggaagaaagcttttgcgtggtgttcatcttggaagatcgtcacccacacgatgtccaaggcgaggcgaggaatacggcagaatatctcgaggtcattagcatacaaaaagaaggtataattagcaattgttttccgcatcatgctagttacttctttttgtaagaattccaaacacaagagacattagatctagtttttcgagtttgtgttttcttctttttcgaatttgtgattcgattgttctttttggttaacctagagttatttaagaaaattaaatattagctttccttaaaatgctttgtctaggcggtggtggttactcccatatccaagaaggtcatgtgcctcgccatgaagtcctggaagtcaattttgaaaattaatatttaatggaattaataacataggtggatttgaatcaatagtgttaagttccgcttgcgattcaaatctaaaccattaagaacagataagttaaatttggaatcaatgatgttaagttccatctacgattcctaatttaacttctaaagaacacaataggttatttaaggaaaggttcgatacttgtacaaaatttttgtacagtggaaccgatacgttttcctaggactaaccaacaattggtatcagagctagggtttgcctctgtgtgttttggttttcaaattaattatgcacatgtcatacataatttaggcaggataatagtaggatgtgctaactttgtggttgcaggctccaactattatggcatttagatattgtgtgtgattggacccttggacatgtcaagggcattattttgtgtgcatgattttatgtatcaaatacagcaagagttgtattatttttagaattttattttttgttcgatctagaatacatgtacattcctttatggaatataggatcgatatttgtaaaattctatatttgtcgcggatcgtatctttacgaggcgtggtgttattggaggaccagagacgcagcggaataagaagcaagatagatgcgacaactcaacccaatggcggtggctaaagatggcagcaggtagggttggagcatactgaagacagtgatggaaaaggccataatagttggaaaattaattttcaaatttattgcttttatttactgtgatgtttatgtgcatgtgatgtatgctagcataggttaaaatcctcaatcttaaataactaagtgggagaggaattttaataaattccacggtctccattactggtttgtaaatgatgcaaacaaacttgcgcgttggctctgagtgccttcctccatatcggatgagtttgtttgcggatcactagatcaaacttccattttggatgaatataggaaattaattaagagcgtgtgatcttccccataggaaggggcacaatcttattaatggagttagtgtcaagtaatggtatacacttaggcacgtctaatagtatcctccccatcggagtcactactattatttgtgtgaccgaagtaaaaccaactattaattttatttgtcataaagttaggttgacaagaataaaattaatgggtaaaacctcctcttacaaatgtttgattttgtatacgtccacactatcgtgacatgcaaaattcacggtgatttgaggtgttggttaatttaaaatagtattgtttgaggaatcactattattctaaatttagagtcttgaccaaagtttatttttgtgattcttaggatgactttcaacccactagccattatactaaaagagaacaaacttactggtcccaactatattgattggaaaaggaacctagacattgttcttactgctgaaagcaataagtttgtactgactgaggttaccctgatgcacctgacggtgactctaccccagaggagattgagtatcataaaaaataggtaaaagcagatgagatggcgcagtgttacattttggcatcaatgtgaaatgtattgcaacatcagcatcaagatttaccaatagcttatgatataatgaacaatctcaaagaactctttgggcaccagaatcggactgctaggcaagaggcaatgagaaagttaatgacagccaccatgtctgagggaacacccgtaagggatcatatcctcaaaatgatggcctatctgaacgaaatacaagttcttggaggagaaatcgatggggaaacccaggtcgatataattctccaaacgctacccagaagttttgagcagttccgcctgaactataacatgaacaaaagagagtatacattggcggaacttctgacggaactacaggcagcaaaagatatatttcatcaaagttatcagattcactatgctgaaaatggttctacttctaagccgaaaggcaagaagaagaagaaataggtcttttcagcaaagagagtgaataaacctcagggacaaaaagctggaatgaagaagccgaagggcaagtgcttcatctgcaagcagtcaggacattggaaggcggactatcctcgtaggaatcagaacaataaaggtatatctcatgctctagtagttgaaacatgtttagcggtgttatctaccagcacctggtgtgtagatacgggagccactgatcatgtctacaattctttgcaggggttccaggaaacctgacgactatttgatggagagataactgtttacatgggcaatgctactaaggtggcggacTGTCCGCTCGACTAGCtatgtctgatccctgtgtctaagtgtgcaggaacttaggagcgcaggaagtcgagcggaagacgcagctagcaagaaggatggcacgggaagggagctgacgggctcggtgcatccgaaggacgagaaagctgtgaaagagtacaccggtgggctagaagaacgtgcgcggcgtttgaggaacattaagccgggacggaagactgctcgaagagAAGACCAGAaactgggttcgagtgagccctattccggatagctgaaatcacctaagcatgtcgaaccagagcaagtcaaccgagaagttgacttgacaagtgttggtcgaccgaaccctctgatcggttgaccgaaccccttTCATTAGAAGCCAGCTATTGGAGACACTTCAGCAGCCACGTCAGCAACCAAtggttgatcggtcgatcgaaccttctgatcgatcgatcgaactgaGGATAATCACAGACTTGGACGAGCACTTTGATCGGGTCGGATCGAGtggagaccgttggctgatcggtcgaccgaacctaagctcgatccagagAGACTACACCTGGAtgaaagactgggcaggtacagcaggttcggtcgaccgatccctttcgagtcaaaacctgatcccgaagatcaggtgatgtgataagtcttggaacccctatataaagggatcTCAAACAGCTATTCAATATTAACGATACAACTCTGTAATTCTTTTctaagcaacctctgtgctcttaaagtgtaaaaggcttcttaaGGAATCAAGAGAAAgcccatgctttaatcaaatgtgattaagccttgaaggGGAAAAAGGTGCCAAGTGtgaggatttgaaattaggtgaaattggcacacttgagaagcaaaagtaatgtcaAATTCAGAATTTGACATTtttttatggaattaagggaaatgtataCCTTAATCCAAATGGTCATTTTTGGAAAGAGTagcatgtgccaaatcttaagaaATTATAGTTGAATTAActtggcacaattgggaaaacATTAGAAATACCAAATtagggttttggtattttcttatggtaattaaaggaaaatctaagttttaatgtttgattGCATTTACTCTTTGGAGGAGTAAAATATGCCAAgtcttgaggaattggacttaaatttaacttggcacaaatgcaaaaagaaataccaagttagaaATGTGGTATTCTCTTAAGGGGTTAAGGGAAAATctaaaccttaatcaaattaattactccttggaagagtaagttgtgccaaactttGAGGCATCACATCTAATGTAAGTTAGCACACTTGGAAACAGGATAAGGAATTatctagttgagatattagtatgttcttaaaGGGCAAatttaagtctcaatctaaacaTTTAATCCTTAAAaggacactacaaaaaaataaggGTTTAGCAGCGGTTTTTCAAGGCCTATACCAGCGGTTTACGACCGCTGCTAACCCTATTGCACCGGTTTTGTAACCGGTGCAGGTGTTGGCGACgctaaatgcaactgaaacggtAATACTGACCGGTGGTTTAAACTTATAAACCGCTTCTAATGCTTACCAATAGCAGCGGTCTTACGGTGGGCCTTTAGGATCGGGTAGTAACCGCGTATATAGATCAATATGGGTCGCCTTAAGGTGGACCTTTAGGAGCGGTTAGTAACCAATTCTGAAGGTCAACTTTTACAAACAGTTAAAACCGATCTTATAACTTACTTTGCAATTTAAAAATGACGTTTTAGAAGTGGTCTAAAACCGACACAGAAGGATGATTTATTAGAGGCGGTTGTAAATCATTTTAGAAAATAGTCGTTTAGATGCGGTTGTAACCGATCCTATAAGTTTATTATACAACAGTGACACTATCTATAGGAGCAGTTTTAAACCGCCTCTAAATATACAGAATTAccatatttaaaaatgcttttatATCATATTGTACCTATAGATTTCCAAAATGAATGCTCAATTTAAATcaattgataatattaatatttcacTGCACAAATCTAATTTATATTCATAACACAATTTGGATTACCAAATAAACAAGTCATATTCATATTTAAGttcaaaatattcataacatACATTTAACACCACACTATACCACTAATACAATCCTTTCTTTAATTCCCAAAATATATAGAAACTTCAATAACAAGTTTTCTCCGCCAATAAAGCATCAAAAGACATTTGCTTCAAGCGACAAAAGGCATTTGCTCCAACCTTCAATAGCAACCTTCAAAAAAATGCAAACTTCAAATAATGCAAAGACATATAGAAGGGAAAAAGGCATAAAAGACTATATAGCTATAAAGAATGATGAATACCCTTGCGACTTTAGTAGttggaaaaaaaatacaatacaggatgaaatagaaaatttagaCAAGATCAAGGCACAAAGCAGCTATACATGGTCTTCATAAACTACTTTAACTCGTTCAATGCTTATCTAGTCAAGGTTGTGAGATATGATATTGCAGATCTACAAGATTTTCATCatcaacaaaactcaatatgaacCATGAAATATCCAAGTTAAATTCTATAAGGAATAAACAacttttttagaattttagagAGAATTAAAGTTAACCTCACTATATATTGAATAAAATTAAAGTTGAACCATTTGCAACAGCATTtacaaaaatgaaatgaaattaaaaaaatattattaccgaAATGCCTCCTCATGGACTTCTATTGGTTATGTTCCTTCAGGTTTATCTTGAAGGTGACGATCCACAGTCTCTTTAAGTAAATTCTaacaagaaaataaattgttaatagaataaaaatatatttaaaagtcGACTTAAAAAGTGAAATATATTATTACCTCAATTCGTATTGCCTCGTCATCAATAAGGGTGCCTCCTTTCTTTCTACTTCTTCGACTCAATTGTTGTATTTCAATATGACTCGGTTTTCTTCCATTTTCTTGAGACTAACAGGATAACAAATCCACATTTAGCACCAAATATTAATAGCATAAATTCTTCTATTTGCATAACAACTtatagaaagaaaataaaacagtAGTAAATTACATTGGTTGTAATTATATAAATTACAGTAATAACAACTTACAGTAATAAATTCTATTTATATAAATTCTTCAAAAACTAACTATATACATTACATTGCTTGTAATCAATTTCTAGAATCCCATAAAACCTTGGAACTTCAAGGATAAGAGCATTAAAGTGTAAAACAGTAAATAAGCAGTGTGAAACTAACtgtaagaaagaaaagaaataattttgattCTTACAAATTTATATTCCAATGATGGAATATTAGTGCGTCCTTGTGCATGAGTCCCTTTCTTTTTGTTCGTATTTTCTCTATTGATTTTTGAAGTTTTCTGGCACAAAAATTTATAAGGAAATTATAACAtctataacatatataaaaaactattaatactagttgtacctcggTAGACTTCCAATAGTTACATAAAACTTCCCATGTTTGAAGTGTCAAGCCATGAGGAATGGGTTGTATTGCAACAAGCTCTTCTAGTGGAGTATTTGAATCATAAGATGTAGCTTTCACTTCGGTCCTCCATCTTCTCCACGCAGCCCCCATCATTTGCATTATAACTCTTCTATGGCAATTGGAGATACAGAAACGTgcctataaatataaaataaaatatgtacaTGATTTAAATTCATAATTGAAATTATGATCTTGTAAACTTACAGTAACAAGTTTCCATGCATCATTCAAGCGATTTGTCGGCATTTTTCTCCAATCTAAAAAGCTCAGGGGCAACACAACTCCATTCCGTGCAATAGTCCCAATAAAATTTGCAAGAGTCGGTTGTAGATCACCGTAAGGCTGTCCCCTTTCATTGAATTTCACTACCAGCATATGATCGGGATGTAATGCATGAATATCTCTCATAATAGTCTTGCCACGTTTTCTTTTCTGAGCTTGGGATGAAGACATGATCTCATTTTCatctgaaaaatataattttcacttagtgttgcaaaaaataattttctattcatATCCAAAAACATTTTCACCTTGCTCATTAACCTCCTCATTTTGTAGCTCTAATGGTGAATgagatgttgtatcttgtgattcattttcatgatcaaCTCCTCTATTACTCGATTCTTCTCTCGTAGATCGTCTTTGGCTATTTTGTATTAGCTTTCGCATTCTTTTGTTTGCCATTTTCAAAAGTTACCTACAAATCACAATATAGAAATATGAATGAAGTTTGAAGTGTAAAATCTGAAATTGTCATAAAATGTTCAAGCATAATAACAAAAGAGAACAAATTTTCTGCATTAAAAAAACATCTAGATAATTAACTCAGATATCAATAACAAAAGAGAAACAATGTTCCGCATTAAAAAAACATAAGGAATGAATTGTATTAGTCAAAATGCATAACTCTAGTAGCTGTAAGAAAAGATTTctgtcaaaaaaaatttaatctagttgAAGTGGTTGAAGACCTACTTGAGCTAAAAATCACTATAAACAATAGCATAAATAGAGTTGGTGACGACAACACTAAAGAAACACTAACGAAAACAGAACTATGTTGTTCATCATGCTGCCTTctttagtgatatttaccaataTAAAAGTTATACAAAATTAATCTGATTTGATGAAGATTCAAAGGGACCGAAAGATAACATAATTGAGAACATCTAAATGATTGGCTCAAGTATCATCAATGACGTGGAAACTTTAGACCTTGTACACCATATATTTCTTTCAAACTATATCACAAAATAAGGGGAAAAAACTAAAACAGAAGCTCTAACAACACGAACTACATCAAACCTGATAAATGTAACTGCAAAACAATGCTAATAAAGAGTGCTACAAGGATATTTGTATACTTCTCAAATTCCATAAAAAAGTATCAAGAACATTGCCAGTGATTTTGTCTCGGCATTGCTCAAACATCCTTTGACTTGAACTGCCTATATCAAGAGATTCATCcctttgacaaaacccataaaaaaaaccctaaacaaattccaAAAGCAAAAGCCTTTACCTGCAAAGAGTCG contains:
- the LOC122022964 gene encoding uncharacterized protein LOC122022964 — protein: MANKRMRKLIQNSQRRSTREESSNRGVDHENESQDTTSHSPLELQNEEVNEQDENEIMSSSQAQKRKRGKTIMRDIHALHPDHMLVVKFNERGQPYGDLQPTLANFIGTIARNGVVLPLSFLDWRKMPTNRLNDAWKLVTARFCISNCHRRVIMQMMGAAWRRWRTEVKATSYDSNTPLEELVAIQPIPHGLTLQTWEVLCNYWKSTELVSHCLFTVLHFNALILEVPRFYGILEIDYKQCNSQENGRKPSHIEIQQLSRRSRKKGGTLIDDEAIRIEVAIEGWSKCLLSLEANVF